Proteins encoded within one genomic window of uncultured Desulfobacter sp.:
- a CDS encoding protein-glutamate O-methyltransferase CheR, translated as METTELEKLEVNLLLEAVFQRYGHDFRQYARASVHRRIHNIKTQAGLKTVSALIPRVLHEPLFFEQMLREMSITVTTMFRNPGLFLYLRHKVLPYLKSYPSLKIWHAGCATGQEAYSLSILLKEENLTKRTVIYATDFNDTALDTAKKGIYDLKDVKDYTKNYQAAGGSGSFSEYYHAEYGAMKLRQCLKDPITFANHNLAIDGVFSETQLILCRNVLIYFDKKLQNRVLNLFYQSLAENGFLCLGSRESIICSTLRDKFVVLDEKHRIFQKKTGRQHV; from the coding sequence ATGGAAACCACAGAACTTGAAAAGTTAGAGGTAAATCTTCTGCTTGAAGCCGTTTTCCAGCGGTATGGACACGATTTTCGTCAGTATGCCAGGGCATCTGTTCACCGGCGGATTCACAATATCAAAACCCAGGCCGGCTTAAAAACCGTTTCGGCGTTGATCCCCAGGGTATTGCACGAACCTTTATTTTTTGAACAAATGCTCCGTGAAATGTCCATTACTGTCACGACAATGTTCCGGAATCCCGGCCTGTTTCTCTATTTAAGACATAAGGTGTTGCCTTATTTGAAAAGCTATCCATCTTTAAAAATATGGCACGCCGGTTGTGCCACGGGGCAAGAGGCTTATTCCCTCTCCATTCTGCTGAAAGAAGAAAATTTAACAAAACGTACCGTTATTTACGCCACCGATTTCAACGACACAGCCTTGGATACTGCCAAAAAAGGAATTTATGATCTCAAAGATGTCAAAGATTACACAAAAAATTACCAGGCGGCAGGCGGCTCCGGCTCTTTCTCAGAATACTACCATGCCGAATATGGTGCTATGAAACTGCGACAGTGCTTGAAAGATCCTATTACCTTTGCCAACCATAATCTGGCCATAGACGGCGTATTCAGTGAAACCCAGCTCATATTGTGCCGTAATGTATTGATTTACTTCGATAAAAAACTTCAGAATCGGGTATTGAACCTATTTTACCAAAGCTTGGCGGAAAACGGCTTTTTATGCCTGGGAAGCCGGGAATCAATCATCTGCTCAACCTTAAGGGATAAATTTGTCGTCCTGGATGAAAAACACAGGATATTTCAGAAAAAAACTGGAAGGCAACATGTTTGA
- a CDS encoding chemotaxis protein CheB, giving the protein MFEAVVIGGSAGSIEVLVSLLDNLPKDYPLPIIVAIHLHPSDQGDLARLMDSQTSITIKEAREKYPIEPGSVYTAPADYHLLVEHDKTFALTVDDRVNYARPSIDVLFESAAFVYGKKLTGILLSGANHDGAHGLAVIKQSGGLTVAQAPETAQCPAMPQAAIDLGCVDRFLQPTTLLDILR; this is encoded by the coding sequence ATGTTTGAAGCGGTTGTCATTGGCGGATCCGCCGGATCAATAGAGGTGCTTGTCTCTTTACTGGACAATTTGCCAAAGGATTACCCGTTGCCCATCATTGTCGCCATCCACCTGCATCCTTCGGATCAGGGAGATCTGGCCAGATTGATGGACAGCCAAACATCCATCACAATAAAAGAAGCCCGGGAAAAGTATCCCATTGAACCGGGCAGCGTTTATACAGCACCTGCGGATTACCACCTGCTGGTGGAACATGATAAAACATTTGCCCTGACTGTGGATGATCGGGTAAACTATGCTCGTCCGTCCATTGATGTTCTGTTTGAATCGGCCGCTTTTGTTTACGGAAAAAAACTGACTGGAATTCTACTTAGCGGTGCCAATCATGACGGCGCCCATGGCCTTGCCGTTATAAAGCAGTCCGGCGGACTCACCGTTGCCCAGGCACCGGAAACAGCCCAATGCCCGGCCATGCCCCAGGCTGCCATAGACTTAGGATGCGTGGATCGGTTTCTGCAACCAACGACCCTGCTTGACATTTTGAGGTGA
- a CDS encoding response regulator, whose product MQIIQKMLIVDDKPENLFSLKKVLSEIDAQIIEALTGNDALIASLNHDFALAILDVQMPEMDGYELAELLRSQEKTRDIPIIFVSAVYSSNYHVFKGYETGAVDFLVKPFEPKILLSKVNILLKLDRQKRTLASTKETLKKRVAERTHELMSKNRELQAEIERRKRAEQTVRKTQKQWEEIFEAIGHMAVVIDDKHTIIAANRSAVKQIGLPKNKIIGAKCHNIFHGSNIPVLDCPIKKKRITKDFSSSEMVVDILGKTYIRSTTPVFDGNDDYTKFIEIFTDITRRKILEKELLQAHKMEAIGNLAGGIAHDFNNILSALIGFSQLALQNAEKNSLMEDDLTEILNCGLRAKDLVRQILTFARQSDEKHSYIQMDYIVKEVAKFIRSTIPSSIEIKTNVQSTSVIFANPTQIHQVLMNLCTNSANAMKSDGGILKLSLTDERIDKADAESIQGPAPDNYVKLEVSDTGSGITPQVMEKMFEPYFTTKNQAEGTGMGLAVAQGIVKDIGGTIKVETALGQGTVFTIFIPIADDAKADPHNEEIMYASTGSENILLIDDEPAITKVGKRILEKAGYNVTTANNPCDALELLKKHPEKFDLVMTDFTMPGMNGDKLTAKILEIRPDIPVILCSGYQNKHVMDTEMKHLWHAFVQKPIKQEIFINTIRNVLDENTRG is encoded by the coding sequence GTGCAAATAATACAAAAAATGTTAATTGTCGATGATAAGCCGGAGAACCTCTTCAGCCTGAAAAAAGTGCTGTCAGAGATTGATGCGCAAATCATCGAGGCCCTGACTGGTAACGATGCCTTGATCGCCAGTTTAAACCATGACTTTGCCCTGGCGATCCTTGATGTTCAGATGCCTGAAATGGACGGTTACGAGCTGGCAGAATTGCTGCGTTCCCAAGAAAAAACCCGAGACATTCCCATCATTTTTGTATCTGCCGTTTATTCAAGCAATTACCATGTATTTAAAGGATATGAAACAGGGGCGGTGGATTTTCTGGTCAAACCCTTTGAGCCCAAAATCTTGTTAAGTAAAGTCAATATTCTCCTTAAGCTCGATAGACAAAAAAGAACACTGGCCTCAACAAAAGAAACCTTAAAAAAACGGGTGGCGGAACGGACCCACGAATTGATGTCAAAAAACAGGGAACTTCAGGCGGAAATAGAACGGCGGAAAAGGGCCGAACAAACCGTTCGAAAGACACAAAAGCAATGGGAGGAAATTTTTGAGGCCATTGGCCATATGGCTGTGGTGATTGATGACAAACATACAATTATCGCGGCCAACCGTTCAGCTGTTAAACAAATCGGACTTCCTAAAAATAAAATTATCGGGGCCAAATGCCATAATATTTTCCACGGATCAAATATTCCGGTACTGGATTGCCCTATCAAAAAAAAAAGGATAACCAAGGATTTTTCTTCGTCTGAAATGGTCGTTGATATTTTGGGCAAAACCTACATCCGCAGTACCACACCTGTGTTTGATGGCAATGACGACTATACGAAATTCATTGAGATTTTCACAGACATCACCCGCCGAAAGATCCTTGAAAAAGAGTTGCTGCAGGCCCATAAAATGGAAGCCATCGGCAACTTGGCAGGAGGAATTGCCCATGATTTTAACAATATCCTGTCCGCTCTCATCGGATTCTCACAATTGGCACTGCAAAATGCCGAAAAAAATTCTTTGATGGAAGATGACCTGACGGAAATTTTGAACTGTGGGCTGAGAGCCAAGGATCTGGTCCGCCAAATTTTAACCTTTGCCAGGCAATCTGACGAAAAACACTCATATATCCAAATGGATTACATTGTCAAAGAGGTGGCCAAATTTATCCGCTCCACCATTCCCTCATCAATTGAGATTAAAACAAATGTGCAAAGCACATCTGTTATATTTGCCAATCCCACCCAAATCCACCAGGTACTGATGAACCTTTGCACCAATTCAGCCAATGCCATGAAAAGCGATGGGGGTATTTTAAAATTAAGCTTGACGGACGAACGAATAGATAAGGCTGATGCGGAATCCATCCAAGGCCCTGCACCGGATAATTATGTCAAACTTGAAGTATCAGACACAGGTTCCGGCATTACCCCACAGGTGATGGAAAAAATGTTTGAACCCTATTTTACCACCAAGAACCAGGCAGAGGGAACCGGCATGGGGCTTGCCGTGGCTCAGGGAATCGTCAAGGATATCGGCGGCACAATCAAGGTTGAAACTGCTTTGGGGCAGGGCACGGTTTTTACGATCTTCATACCCATTGCAGACGACGCAAAAGCAGATCCGCACAACGAAGAGATCATGTATGCAAGTACAGGGTCCGAAAACATTCTTCTGATTGATGATGAACCCGCCATCACAAAAGTGGGAAAACGGATTCTGGAAAAGGCGGGCTATAATGTCACGACTGCCAATAATCCCTGTGATGCCCTTGAACTGTTAAAAAAACATCCCGAAAAATTTGATCTGGTGATGACGGATTTTACAATGCCCGGGATGAACGGCGACAAATTGACGGCAAAAATACTGGAGATCAGGCCGGATATTCCGGTGATTCTGTGCAGCGGATATCAAAACAAACATGTGATGGACACTGAAATGAAACATCTATGGCATGCATTTGTGCAAAAACCCATTAAACAGGAAATTTTCATCAATACCATCAGAAATGTACTTGATGAAAACACAAGGGGGTAG
- a CDS encoding HD domain-containing phosphohydrolase — protein sequence MAENEITSKQEQKINVLVVDDEKSILKLAQRLVRQEGYDCLVASNGIEAIAVMEETVIDVVITDIAMPEMGGIELTKQIKENYSADVIMMTGYFKDLSYENAVTQGAKDFIQKPFSTKEFQIRLNRVIKERETNQELKQSLKRMNDIVNGVINSLSSTVDARDPYTAGHQKRVAQLAIAIARSMGLEKTIVSSIRMAGILHDLGKIAIPAEILSKPSTLSDIEFSLIKTHPQVGFDILKNINFPTPVAMIVHQHHERMDGSGYPLGLSGNDILPEAKILTVADVVEAMSSHRPYRPGLGMDKALEEIKKNRDRFYAPDVVDACLKTAAKNFTFHG from the coding sequence ATGGCGGAAAACGAAATCACATCAAAGCAAGAACAAAAAATAAATGTCTTGGTAGTAGATGATGAAAAAAGCATCCTTAAACTGGCCCAACGACTGGTTAGGCAGGAAGGGTATGACTGTCTGGTTGCTTCAAACGGAATTGAGGCAATCGCAGTGATGGAAGAAACAGTGATAGATGTGGTGATAACTGACATCGCCATGCCTGAGATGGGCGGCATTGAACTGACAAAACAGATAAAAGAGAACTACTCTGCAGATGTGATTATGATGACTGGTTACTTTAAAGACTTGTCCTACGAAAATGCCGTCACCCAAGGCGCCAAGGATTTTATTCAAAAACCGTTCAGCACGAAAGAATTCCAAATCCGGCTCAATCGGGTAATCAAGGAGCGTGAGACCAATCAGGAACTCAAACAAAGCCTGAAGCGTATGAATGATATCGTCAATGGGGTAATCAACAGTCTGTCTTCAACCGTGGATGCAAGAGACCCGTATACGGCCGGACATCAAAAACGGGTGGCACAGCTTGCCATTGCAATCGCCCGATCCATGGGGCTTGAAAAAACAATCGTCTCCAGTATCCGCATGGCCGGAATCCTCCATGATTTAGGAAAAATCGCCATCCCGGCTGAGATTCTGTCAAAACCGAGCACCTTGTCGGACATCGAGTTCAGTTTGATAAAAACCCATCCCCAGGTGGGGTTCGACATTCTTAAAAACATCAATTTCCCCACGCCTGTAGCCATGATCGTTCACCAGCACCATGAACGTATGGACGGATCAGGCTATCCTTTGGGGCTTTCAGGAAACGACATTCTGCCCGAAGCAAAAATATTAACAGTGGCGGATGTGGTTGAGGCCATGTCTTCCCACAGGCCCTACCGGCCGGGACTCGGCATGGACAAAGCACTAGAAGAAATCAAAAAAAACAGGGACAGGTTCTATGCCCCGGACGTTGTGGATGCCTGCCTTAAAACAGCAGCCAAAAATTTTACATTTCACGGGTGA
- a CDS encoding response regulator, with translation MKKTHAYPVLIVDDEKITATLIQKILKPENIITEYAKDGEQALLKMRQAEIPYSLVISDQKMPEMTGDVLLEKAALISPDTPRFLMSGYSDLAAVIRAINNGSINRFIPKPLDNQAFIRVVLDAVTQFEADIEAKHLFEQAKTQTLKLFELYKELKQETQMFDKILAGLDTEIAEATDKMDALKNADLKNKNSLDRIEQAMKSKKILTRNNLAGFAAQIKEEVYIQFQDIAVRNGLTMPGKS, from the coding sequence TTGAAAAAAACACATGCCTACCCGGTTCTGATCGTGGATGATGAAAAAATTACCGCCACACTTATTCAAAAGATTTTAAAACCGGAGAACATTATAACGGAGTATGCGAAGGACGGTGAGCAAGCTTTGCTGAAAATGCGTCAGGCCGAAATTCCTTATTCACTGGTGATCAGTGACCAAAAGATGCCGGAAATGACAGGGGATGTCCTGCTTGAAAAAGCCGCCCTGATCTCACCGGATACCCCAAGGTTTTTGATGTCAGGATATTCGGACCTGGCTGCCGTAATTCGAGCCATAAATAATGGGTCCATTAACCGATTCATTCCAAAACCTCTGGATAACCAGGCGTTCATTCGGGTCGTTTTAGATGCTGTGACACAATTTGAGGCGGACATTGAGGCCAAACACCTGTTTGAGCAGGCCAAAACCCAGACCCTCAAACTGTTTGAACTTTATAAAGAGTTGAAACAGGAAACACAGATGTTTGACAAAATCCTGGCCGGGCTGGACACAGAGATCGCGGAGGCGACCGATAAAATGGATGCGCTGAAGAACGCTGATTTAAAAAACAAGAACTCACTGGACCGCATTGAGCAAGCCATGAAAAGCAAAAAGATTCTGACTCGGAATAATCTTGCCGGGTTTGCCGCCCAAATCAAAGAAGAAGTATATATCCAGTTCCAGGATATTGCGGTTCGAAACGGTTTAACAATGCCGGGAAAAAGCTGA
- a CDS encoding FapA family protein produces the protein MTTINQETLESGILIVDDEHNILKALRRLLKRHGFTTVNTALNAEQGLTIIQNAEKPFAVILSDQNMPGMNGYAFFNKVMNLCPDSRRILMTGYHDFDAVMDAINQGGIHKYINKPWDDPDLLAMMTQEIEIYHSIHEKRRIQVIIKNQNAQLYQLAKQKTLEKKAFKKQETAKKEQLASIKNALDQLKKEEAVEKMLPGLDYFFSDKQIQDQVILIRAFEIINHEIETILGSMAQKHNLPYFSHWDHSGTSEGPSPMESPDYDLIDQIIGVALQNAIPLLSNLDPSFGDGVDIESYTTVPDLWELAQNEGLVEAEQILKLKEQIENRTDLSPSQRTPENILHTSGTLSRLDVSRLVVKRRFIQARVLDKIEAGKLVDQKLISSGALEICLSEQMKRFKDNGECIPVRDLLLEKNMIDRHTWKTMFEDAAEADEIPAAEQTPETRNLSEDDIPIELIVSNHATKAWIKNKKPLLEDIDTTIVKALLEKRGVISGIISDEKISKRLRTHLSGGDKWIVAETPITQPETDGKIEYFFNTQDRSPGIFKEDGTIDFKDRGDIPFVKKGALLAKKILWEQPHAVPNVLGEQIRLEPLKSVTLKAGTGTMLSEDGFALYATDEGEPCLDNRGIVSIYQELIIKNDVGFETGHVDFEGNVFVHGNIKDGFKVSCANLTVSEINGGIISITKDLKVSKGITNAQVTTQGNITTQFINKSKIKALGNMTVTREIMESSISINGQFLNTEGRILSSTIGAKMGLFVRLVGTEKSEPSILKPGRNDYLNEIKDELFKKENKIRSLIMKLTQKKKDLEEQNLNIHEKIMVQSCSCETLKKNAKKLQAQVPHITKNKKVHLKEEYNEAVFRLKTAEKTIRTLFNTQDDLVAQIEIYQENIQKALNDQAEITEQKMEIDQLKSLENGVPKVRISKHIQAGTRIIGPDSAMNVQHNTGACNIVEVTKYYGNIPAGKEMAIQNF, from the coding sequence ATGACGACCATAAACCAAGAAACCCTTGAATCCGGAATTCTAATCGTAGATGATGAACACAATATTCTAAAAGCATTGCGAAGGCTGTTAAAACGCCATGGGTTCACCACCGTAAATACGGCCTTAAATGCTGAACAGGGATTAACCATCATCCAGAATGCAGAAAAACCCTTTGCCGTAATTCTCTCGGACCAGAACATGCCCGGCATGAATGGGTACGCTTTTTTCAATAAAGTTATGAATCTTTGCCCGGATTCCAGACGCATACTGATGACCGGCTACCATGATTTTGATGCAGTCATGGATGCCATTAACCAGGGAGGAATTCACAAATACATTAACAAACCATGGGATGACCCGGACTTATTGGCCATGATGACCCAGGAGATTGAAATATATCACAGCATCCATGAAAAAAGACGCATTCAAGTCATTATCAAAAATCAGAATGCACAACTTTACCAGTTGGCCAAGCAAAAAACCTTGGAAAAAAAAGCATTTAAAAAACAGGAAACGGCAAAAAAAGAACAACTGGCATCCATTAAAAATGCGCTGGACCAACTAAAAAAAGAAGAGGCCGTGGAAAAAATGTTGCCCGGGCTGGATTATTTTTTTTCCGATAAGCAAATTCAAGATCAAGTCATCCTTATCCGGGCGTTTGAAATCATTAACCACGAAATAGAAACCATCCTTGGCAGTATGGCCCAAAAACATAACCTGCCTTATTTTTCACACTGGGATCACTCCGGCACATCAGAGGGGCCAAGCCCCATGGAATCCCCAGACTACGACCTGATTGATCAAATCATAGGGGTTGCACTTCAAAATGCCATACCGTTACTGAGCAACCTGGACCCGTCATTTGGTGACGGCGTTGACATCGAGTCGTACACAACGGTTCCCGATCTCTGGGAACTGGCCCAAAATGAGGGCTTGGTCGAAGCGGAACAAATATTAAAATTAAAAGAACAAATAGAGAACCGCACCGACCTGTCTCCATCCCAAAGGACGCCTGAAAACATACTGCACACGTCAGGCACACTCTCCAGGCTGGATGTGAGCCGCCTTGTGGTAAAAAGGCGATTTATCCAGGCAAGAGTTCTTGATAAAATCGAAGCCGGAAAACTGGTTGATCAAAAGTTGATTTCATCCGGTGCCTTGGAAATCTGTCTGTCAGAACAGATGAAGCGGTTTAAGGATAATGGAGAATGTATTCCCGTAAGAGATCTTCTTTTGGAAAAAAATATGATTGACCGTCACACCTGGAAAACAATGTTTGAAGATGCCGCTGAAGCTGATGAGATACCGGCGGCTGAACAAACACCAGAGACGAGAAATCTGTCCGAGGATGATATTCCCATTGAACTGATCGTCTCCAACCACGCCACCAAGGCATGGATCAAAAATAAGAAGCCGTTACTCGAAGATATCGATACAACAATAGTCAAAGCCTTGCTGGAAAAAAGAGGCGTGATCTCCGGTATCATATCAGATGAAAAGATATCAAAGCGTTTAAGGACGCATCTAAGCGGCGGAGACAAATGGATCGTGGCAGAAACGCCGATAACCCAACCGGAAACAGACGGTAAAATTGAATATTTTTTCAATACCCAAGACCGCAGTCCAGGAATTTTTAAAGAGGACGGAACCATAGATTTCAAAGACCGGGGAGATATCCCTTTTGTGAAAAAAGGCGCACTCCTTGCAAAAAAGATTCTCTGGGAACAGCCCCATGCCGTTCCAAATGTATTAGGCGAGCAAATTCGGCTTGAACCATTGAAAAGCGTGACGTTAAAAGCAGGGACCGGGACAATGCTCTCCGAAGACGGTTTTGCATTGTATGCAACAGACGAAGGAGAGCCCTGCCTGGACAACAGGGGAATCGTTTCGATTTATCAAGAACTTATCATTAAAAATGATGTAGGGTTTGAAACCGGCCATGTCGATTTTGAGGGCAATGTATTTGTTCACGGTAATATCAAGGATGGATTCAAGGTCTCTTGCGCCAATCTGACCGTCAGTGAAATCAACGGCGGCATCATATCTATAACCAAGGATCTGAAAGTCTCAAAAGGCATTACGAATGCACAGGTTACGACCCAGGGAAATATCACAACCCAATTTATCAATAAATCAAAGATCAAGGCTCTGGGCAATATGACTGTAACCAGGGAAATCATGGAATCCTCAATTTCCATCAACGGTCAATTTCTGAACACAGAAGGCCGGATCTTATCCTCTACCATCGGCGCCAAAATGGGACTGTTTGTAAGACTGGTGGGCACTGAAAAATCAGAGCCGTCCATCCTTAAACCCGGTAGGAATGACTACCTGAATGAAATAAAAGACGAATTGTTTAAAAAAGAAAATAAGATAAGAAGCCTTATTATGAAGCTGACCCAGAAAAAGAAAGATTTAGAAGAACAAAATTTAAACATACATGAAAAAATCATGGTCCAGTCTTGTTCCTGCGAAACGCTGAAAAAAAATGCAAAAAAACTGCAGGCCCAGGTACCGCACATCACAAAAAACAAAAAGGTGCATTTAAAAGAAGAATACAACGAGGCCGTTTTCCGTCTTAAAACTGCAGAAAAAACCATTAGAACATTGTTTAATACCCAAGATGACCTGGTGGCTCAAATAGAGATCTACCAGGAAAATATTCAAAAGGCCCTGAACGACCAGGCTGAAATCACTGAACAAAAAATGGAAATCGATCAGTTAAAATCGCTTGAAAATGGGGTCCCCAAAGTGCGGATATCAAAGCATATCCAAGCCGGAACCCGGATTATCGGCCCTGATAGTGCCATGAATGTTCAACACAACACTGGCGCATGCAACATCGTGGAAGTAACAAAATATTACGGCAATATTCCCGCAGGCAAAGAGATGGCAATCCAAAATTTTTAG
- a CDS encoding DUF3820 family protein produces the protein MGTVLEPDKQAFKVLTKARMPFGKYKGRPLLDLPEPYLVWFSRQGFPPGKLGEQLRTVYEIKRNGLEFLFKS, from the coding sequence TTGGGAACAGTTCTTGAACCGGATAAACAGGCCTTTAAGGTGCTTACAAAGGCACGAATGCCATTTGGTAAATACAAAGGCCGGCCTTTATTGGATTTACCCGAACCCTATCTCGTATGGTTCAGCAGACAGGGCTTCCCCCCGGGTAAATTAGGGGAGCAGTTGCGCACCGTGTACGAAATCAAACGTAATGGGCTGGAGTTTCTATTTAAATCATGA
- a CDS encoding histidine phosphatase family protein, producing the protein MKTLHLIRHAKSSWKDEQLADIDRPLAPRGIRACAVMASEIAKTGCNFSNVFTSPAQRATETIERIAGYLKNISFTWTISEKLYTFSAHELLAFCRNDLPENINQAVIVGHNPAFHNFCNRMMTGPPLKKMPTCAYARLEMDANAWNRIGPGTMRLTAFLTPKMFR; encoded by the coding sequence ATGAAAACACTTCACCTTATCCGTCATGCGAAATCCAGCTGGAAGGATGAACAACTTGCAGATATTGACAGACCCCTCGCCCCAAGAGGCATCCGGGCATGCGCTGTCATGGCCTCTGAAATCGCAAAAACAGGCTGTAATTTTTCCAATGTGTTCACAAGTCCTGCACAAAGGGCCACAGAAACCATTGAAAGGATTGCCGGCTATCTTAAAAACATTTCGTTTACCTGGACCATTTCAGAAAAACTATACACCTTCAGTGCCCATGAACTTTTGGCATTCTGCCGGAACGATCTGCCTGAAAACATTAACCAGGCTGTTATTGTGGGTCATAACCCGGCATTTCATAATTTTTGCAACCGGATGATGACAGGCCCACCCCTAAAAAAGATGCCCACCTGCGCCTATGCCCGGCTGGAAATGGACGCAAATGCCTGGAACCGTATCGGCCCGGGAACAATGAGGCTCACTGCATTTTTAACCCCTAAAATGTTCCGATAA
- a CDS encoding MBL fold metallo-hydrolase codes for MMDLTLLVDNSTLIDRYLTAEPGLSILIEDEDVTVLFDLGYSDLFLKNAGKLGKDLSSLDFLVLSHSHLDHTWGLDPFIRYLTERTIEALEIKHPKLVAHPEVFSSVRVGPLAEIGCLVAKEKAERHMELILAKTPVNLSARLVFLGEIPRNNTFEGQTPIGMKQTSDGLVPDLIPDDSALAYKSDRGLVIITGCSHAGICNIVSHAQQVCGDERIADIIGGFHLLNPSTAQMTGTLDYFRHIKPLAIHACHCTDLDSKVALAGVAPLKEAGVGLSLHFDSMT; via the coding sequence ATGATGGATCTTACCCTGCTGGTAGACAATAGTACACTTATAGACCGATATCTGACAGCCGAGCCGGGGTTGTCGATTCTGATTGAAGATGAAGATGTAACCGTGCTTTTTGATCTTGGCTATTCAGATTTGTTTTTAAAAAATGCCGGAAAACTGGGAAAGGATCTGTCCAGTCTGGATTTTTTGGTTCTTTCCCACAGTCACCTGGATCATACTTGGGGACTGGATCCTTTTATCCGTTACCTGACCGAACGTACCATTGAAGCCCTGGAGATAAAGCATCCTAAACTTGTGGCCCATCCGGAGGTTTTTTCTTCCGTGCGAGTTGGGCCCTTGGCAGAGATCGGATGTCTGGTGGCAAAGGAAAAGGCTGAGCGTCACATGGAATTGATCCTGGCTAAGACCCCGGTCAACTTAAGTGCCCGCCTTGTGTTTTTAGGTGAAATTCCCAGGAACAATACCTTTGAAGGTCAGACGCCCATCGGTATGAAGCAGACATCTGACGGACTTGTTCCGGACCTGATTCCGGACGATTCCGCGCTGGCATATAAATCAGACCGGGGACTTGTCATCATCACAGGCTGCTCCCATGCAGGGATTTGCAACATTGTTTCCCATGCCCAACAGGTGTGTGGGGACGAGCGGATTGCTGACATCATCGGTGGTTTCCATCTGCTCAATCCGTCAACGGCACAGATGACAGGAACCCTGGACTATTTCCGGCACATAAAGCCCCTGGCCATCCATGCCTGCCACTGTACGGATCTTGATTCAAAGGTTGCGCTGGCCGGGGTTGCACCGTTGAAAGAGGCGGGTGTCGGGCTGTCTCTTCACTTTGATTCCATGACCTGA